The Bacilli bacterium DNA segment CCGAAAGCCGGCTTAACTCATTCGCCATCCATTCATGCAGCCGCACCAAAGCAAGCGTCCTATGTTGCATATGTTTGGCGAATTTAAGCGACTTAAGCAATTTCCCGCCGTCGTTCGCATCGATCCGCAGAGCTATAAGCATAAACGCCCATTTGTGCGCAGATTCATGAAACAGCGGAATGAGCGACAAGAGGCTATCCGCCTCCGCCACGACATTCGGGTGGAACAATACCGGCAAAGCGGTTTTCGTATGTGCCAGCAAGCCGCTTGCGGCAAGCAGTTTGGCTCCTCTGGCCGGATCGCTTCCCGCCACAATGCGCGCAAGTTCCATCTGTACGCGTTCCATCGCGATATGCGCCAATTTGTGCCGGTTGTGCACAAGCGCATGCCAGGTCGTTTTTTCAATCTCGAGTTTGTATTCGGCGGCAAAACGGACACACCGCAGCATGCGCAGCGCATCTTCGGAAAATCTCCGCTTCGGATCGCCGACACAGCGCAGCGTGGCGGTGCGCAAATCCTCCATCCCGTGGAACGGGTCGTACAATGCCTCGTCTGCGTCCATGGCCATCGCGTTGATCGTAAAATCGCGGCGGGACAAATCTTCGGTCAAATCGGTAATAAACCGTACCTGATCAGGCCGGCGCAGATCCGAATAGCCCGCCTCGGAACGAAACGTCGTAACCTCAAAGCCTTGCCCGTCCATAATGACCGTGACTGTCCCATGTTTGACGCCGGTAGCCGCCGTATGCGGAAACAAGGCCACAACCTGATCAGGCGTGGCCGATGTGGCGATATCGATATCTTTTACCGCCCGCCCGAGCAAGCGATCGCGAACATACCCGCCGACCATATATGCGGAGAAACCGCGACGATTCAGTTCGCGTATGATGCTCTTGGCACTGTCGACAAGCCCCTGTTTTTCTGCCACGGTCAGCCTCCTGCGCAATATTACGTAGCCGATTCGCCGATGCACTCGGGTGTCGGCATCGTTTTACCCAGCACGCGGTAGTAGATATGCTCATACTGTTCCACGATCTGATCGCTGTTGAATTTTCGGCAGGCGCGTTCGATGCACGCCTGCGAAAAGCTCTTGTACAATACCGGGTCGGTCAACAGCCGGGCCGCCAACAGCGCCATTGTTTCCGTGTCGCCGACAGGCGCGAGATACCCGGTTTCGCCATGTGTAATCAGCTCGGGAATTCCCCCCGCCGTCGAAGCCACGGTCGGCACGCCGCACGCCATCGCTTCCAGCGCAACCAGCCCGAAACTTTCCTTTTCCGAAGGCAACAGCATTAAATCCGCCAATGATACAAGCTGCGCCACTTCGTCTTGTTTTCCCAGAAAGATGACGCGATCTGCAATTCCCAGTTCTTTCACCTTGCAATGCACTTTCGGCAAATCCGGCCCCTCGCCGACGAGCAGCAATTTGCTCGGAATAGCTTCGTTGACGCGGCGGAAAATAGCGATGACATCACCCAGCCGTTTGACAGGACGGAAGTTGGAAATGTGCATGATGATTTTTTCGCGGGGTCCGGCGAATTCCCGCCGCAACCATTTGCACTCGCGCGGATAATAAACCCGTTTATCGACAAAATTATAAACAAGATCGATCGGCTTTTCGATATGCAGCAATTGTACCGTTTCCCGGATCAGATCGTTTGATACGGCCGTCACCGCATCGCTTTTGTTAATGCCGAACCGAATCAGGTCGCTTAACGACTCATCCTGGCCTAAAACCGTAATATCCGTCCCATGCAGAGTCGTTACAACCTTCAGGCGGTCGCCTACCATTTGTTTCGCCAACAGGGCGCATATGGCATGGGGAACCGCATAATGAACGTGCAGCAAATCGAGGTTTTGCAATTTTGCCACCTGCGCCTGTTTGCTGGCGAGCGACAAATCATATGGCGGATGGCGAAAGACGGAATAATCGTTTACTTCGACTTCATGATAAACGATGTTTTTATGAAACGCTCCCAGACGAAACGGCATGTTATGGGTAATAAAATGAATTTCATGCCCCTTTTCCGCGAGCAGTTTCCCCAATTCGGTAGCGATTACGCCGGATCCGCCCAAAGACGGATAACAGGTAATGCCGATTTTCAGTCCGGCCATCCGGTTCACCCCCGCATGATTGTATGATACAGACTATGTTTCGCCGCCGATTTTCAGAATAGATCAACAAGGATCGGCAGCCGGCTGGCGAAGCCTTCGGCGTAATCCACCGCGATTTGTTGTCCCATCAGGCTGTCGCGGGCTTTCACCCGTTCCAGATAACCTTGATTGATCGGCGTCGCAACCATGTCTTCGCTTTCTTTTGGCAACACAAATTGCGATTGAAAGGAGCGCAGCGCGGCCATTTTTTTGCTGTAAACATCACTGACGTCGACGATGGCGTCCGCTTTGCCGATATCGTTGATGAAATAAAAATAAGTCCGCGCGACCGTAAACGGCGCATATTCCGCTTCATATTTGCGCAATTTGGCGTTGAAAACCGCTTCCTCAACCATTTTGCCGGCCAGCACATGATCGGGATGGCGGTCAACCCAATACGGAGCAAAAACCAACCGCGGGCGGAATTTGCGAATTTCCCGCACAATGGCCGCTATTTGCTCGTGATGAAGCGCAAGTCCGCGATCCGGCAACCCC contains these protein-coding regions:
- the bshB1 gene encoding bacillithiol biosynthesis deacetylase BshB1; this translates as MTAPLDLLVFAAHPDDAEIGMGATIAKHTARGLRVGICDLTHAELSSNGDVATRKAEADQAAKELGLAVRTNLGLPDRGLALHHEQIAAIVREIRKFRPRLVFAPYWVDRHPDHVLAGKMVEEAVFNAKLRKYEAEYAPFTVARTYFYFINDIGKADAIVDVSDVYSKKMAALRSFQSQFVLPKESEDMVATPINQGYLERVKARDSLMGQQIAVDYAEGFASRLPILVDLF
- a CDS encoding CCA tRNA nucleotidyltransferase, producing the protein MAEKQGLVDSAKSIIRELNRRGFSAYMVGGYVRDRLLGRAVKDIDIATSATPDQVVALFPHTAATGVKHGTVTVIMDGQGFEVTTFRSEAGYSDLRRPDQVRFITDLTEDLSRRDFTINAMAMDADEALYDPFHGMEDLRTATLRCVGDPKRRFSEDALRMLRCVRFAAEYKLEIEKTTWHALVHNRHKLAHIAMERVQMELARIVAGSDPARGAKLLAASGLLAHTKTALPVLFHPNVVAEADSLLSLIPLFHESAHKWAFMLIALRIDANDGGKLLKSLKFAKHMQHRTLALVRLHEWMANELSRLSARSDDFPSSLQNIWRAGCVRFSPASMSVWLDLMNLAAHASGKLPGELSAEIFAALYGQAFVLRKRMPVAAPADLSVNGSDLLRITARSPGPWLGKLLDKLYEEVIYERVPNDRERLCQRALELIRDGADT
- the bshA gene encoding N-acetyl-alpha-D-glucosaminyl L-malate synthase BshA; protein product: MAGLKIGITCYPSLGGSGVIATELGKLLAEKGHEIHFITHNMPFRLGAFHKNIVYHEVEVNDYSVFRHPPYDLSLASKQAQVAKLQNLDLLHVHYAVPHAICALLAKQMVGDRLKVVTTLHGTDITVLGQDESLSDLIRFGINKSDAVTAVSNDLIRETVQLLHIEKPIDLVYNFVDKRVYYPRECKWLRREFAGPREKIIMHISNFRPVKRLGDVIAIFRRVNEAIPSKLLLVGEGPDLPKVHCKVKELGIADRVIFLGKQDEVAQLVSLADLMLLPSEKESFGLVALEAMACGVPTVASTAGGIPELITHGETGYLAPVGDTETMALLAARLLTDPVLYKSFSQACIERACRKFNSDQIVEQYEHIYYRVLGKTMPTPECIGESAT